The genomic interval tCATCTTTTCTTTCATTCCTCTTGTTTGCTGGATCTTGCTGGTTTTTTCATAGCAGATTAGCATTGATCTCGATAGGATTTGAAGAGAATCAAGGAATTGTCGAATGATTCATGACTATGCTTGCAATTGATATGTTTCAGATTGTTCCAGGAGCATTTCCATTCCCTTAAAACAAAAGTCACATACCTTGAGATTGCTATATATTCACCAAAGGCTTGTTCTTGTATCGTATACACTGCATCCTCATTTGCTTATTTATTGTAGACCGACAAAGTTTCGAGCACTTTTAGTACTCTTGGTTCGTCTCTTCGTATCATTTTCTTGAGGATAATAGTTAAGAACTAAATAGTATAACTGGTTTCTCCATTCTCGAGCAAAGTATCCTTCCTTATGGAGTCCTTTAGTAGGTCTTTGTCTCCAAAATTCCTTTAGCAATATGAAAGTTTCAGCAAGACCTTGTTCACTCAAAACACAGGCCACTTTGCCAGCTAAACTTACGACTCGACATGCTTTACAAAGAACTTGTCCATCTTATTTGGTAATGTTTAACATCCTCCGAAAGAAACCTGTTCATTAGGCCTCTAATGGTCGTGGCATCATGTAGTAGGACTTCATTTTCCATGTCTTGTGACTTTTTCTATAGCTTTGCACTGTGGCATTCGAGTGTAGTTCCTTTCTCCTTTTTCAAGTGTTGTTTAACCGATAAGATTCATGTCAGCGAAAGATGAGATGAAGAGTCTCATTAACTTGAGCTGGAGAAGACCTGTCAAAAGAGACATGGAGAGTTTCTTTACATGACAATTAAGCACCAACTCCTACCCTCCTTCATTTAACTATGCCATGTATGTGCGAGAAGGTTCTTCGATTCACTGGTCCAATGGTGAACCGGAAGAACGACTGATTCATCGTCTCAAATGTGGTTGAGCTTTAAGAGTCGTATGCGGTACCTGACTTTTTCATTGTGCTTGAACTTTGAAGACACTGGGGATCACTTTGCTACTGTCATGGCCCATGGGACAGCTTTAGCAACTTTCACTGGGCTAGTCATGCTTTGCTTTGTAATGTTTTCTTTTGTGTTTTGCTGATTCAAAGTTGTCTTCTCGATACACACTGGTCTGATCCTGTTAGTCTTTTTATGAAATATTGATGCAAGAGAAAGTGGAAAAGATGAAGACCAGAGTTTGTGAAAACAACACTAAATATTCTAAAAGCAAGCTATATATTGCAAGCCTAAACAACTGCcacatttattttctttttgtatttttgcAAATATCAAACATAACTTAAGCAGTTGAATGCAACCATGCAACAAGTGATTAGCAGACGTCAAGAATATACACACCTGATTTAATCTTTTCAACATGCTACACTGCTCCAAAGAAGCCATTATTCCAATTCTTTCATACTCACAAAACCACACCCAACGAGTAAGGCCTTCACCATCTGGCGGCATCACATCATACATGGAATGAATCATCAACAGCATTgtgcctcttcttgctcttcaGAATTGTCGTTGACCCTGATCTCCAGTAGCCTCTCCACTGGCTGTCTGCATATCGGACATCGATTGGTCTGGTACCTTAGAACCTTTGCACAACCGTTGCACATACACTGTAACAAAGCCAGAATCAAATTTTGATTACCAAGTGTAGATCGTATTTTTACAACTTTTTACGGTTAAAATATATGGAGGTTAAAGTGATAGCATAAAATCATGCATTTCCAATAAAAATCATTCATAAAATCAGATATGATAATATTGTTAAATTACCATTTCTAGTGCATGATTAGCAGTGACAGGCAACCAAACCCAACTTTTCCAACAGATAACTAATATATCTTCTTAGGACAATTTGAATTAGCAAATAAAAAGATTGGTAGGACAAAAGTTCAAAGCTTCAAACCATGCATAAAATATTTTACGATGAGATAGTACAAGTTCTacaagataaaaatatatactacAAATGAAAATTGTGGTCCTGTGTTTTGGGGAAAACCAATAAAAAATCATCATGGGAGGCAAAGGTTACAAACTAACTGTTAAATGTATTATAAAATTGGTATGATGTCTGAAGCTATGCTTAATTAGACAGTTTCACTTTCTACTGGGCATAGAAAATGTATCCATTAAGAAATCAACCCACAGCACAAGGACTATAGCAACAGAACATGCCACATGAAATCAGAATATAAAACATTGGGAATGATAACCAGCAATGCTATAAAATGATGACAATAATAAAGGAAACAAAATGATTTAATGGCCATTATCCATCAAAGCCAGTACTAATCGTGGTATTAAAAGAATTCACtatgaaaaaaaaagttttaagcaAATTTTTTCCAATCTAATGAGCTGATTAGTATCATTTGACTGAAATGGGTCTTGGACAATTGTGTACGGCTAGTCTACCTCAGAAAGAAACCATAGGAAAACAGACAAAGCAGATGAGATGATTAAAGTTACAAAGACACCAGCAAATACTAATGTTTCTAACTACCAAACAATTTTCCTTTCAGATATTGCAAGGATagttatcaaaaaaaatttacaCAAGAAACAGACCATAAATGCAAACATATTTACAGATTAAATTAAAGGGCTAACCATGTGTCTGCAAGGGAGGACAGTGGTATCACGTGGTTCAGATAGACAAATCACACATTCTTTTCCCGGGTCATTTCCATCAGTGTCATTATCAGTTGAGTTCCCAATGCCATAGATCTCTTGCAGCTCATACTTTGTCTTATTCACCCACAAAATCTGCTTTACTACATGAATGTGATACTCTCCATTCTCTTTCTTCTCAAATAGAGCCTGTGTAATCTGAGAGTTTGGAATTATCAACTTCTGGTTTTCACCAGTAGCCACTTGATCCATGGAGGGACAAGCTTCTGCTTTTACAGCAAGGGGGTATGTATCTAGGTCCATCACTTTCATCAAGTCAACCTCTTCAAAACTAGATAAGTCAATTCCTGCTCCTGAAGGTTGCCTGAACTGCTGACCTAAACCTTGCTTGAACTGTACTGTAACTGGTTTAAGAAAATCATCCTTTGTTGCAGTCAACTCAGAGTCTGTACCTTCTTTCGCAAAGAAGAACACAGTGATACTGTTTGCAGGAAGTACATTAGCAAGGATCAGGCAAACTATTCGAAAAGAACCAATCCTAATAATTCCCTAAAAAAAcaggaaaaaagagaaaatataTTCTTGAAAAAACATTGAAAATATGGGAAGTTCACTTCATGTAGAAAATGGTCCTATATCTATGTTCATAACAAACCATCTCGTAGTAGACCAAAAAAAGCCACATTGTCAATCCTCTTTCTTGTTCCAAGCTTGCAGAAgctattacaccaacaatgagtACCAGTTCTGTCATAGAGCCAAAGGAGGACATCGGGTCTCCTAGTTGTTCCAAGGTAGATCCGTAGATGAGTCTTGACAGAGATTGGAGGCAAGGGAAAAGACACTATAATCCTCACAAGATGAGAGAGTGAATTGGGGAGAGGCAATTCTTATAAGTTTGACATTATATAGTTTTTTGAGAAAGAGCTTCACAATCCACGTCGAATCACAATCTTGGTCCTCCATAATTTTATGGTCCAGTTTACTTGGCTGTTGCTGGCTCGTTCATAAGCTTTATATTCCAATCTTGATCTAGTTCAGGTATATTTAGTTCATTTTGTGAAATTTCTGACTtaaaaacattttattttatggAACAGTTGATCATAGAGTTACCCACATGGTCTTTAGAGACTAAATTGCTTTAGCAATCAATATGTTAACAAATGAGCAGTATCCTCTTACATGATctttaattaaaaaatcaaaattagtgCCTGCACTCAGAACATAACCAGATGAAAAATTAGAGGAACAGAGTTGATACTTGGAAGTATCCAATCACACTCCCTTTTGAAACTACAAGAAGCTGAATTTGCATGTTATATACTACACAGCTAGTACCGTGAAAGAACATGCATACATCTACTAGATTATACGATTGGTAAGTTGGACTAAGGATTCATAATTAGAGAAGCTATAGTACCCTGAAAAGCTTAACAAAGAAATAACTTGCGACATGTTAAAGGGAAAGGAATATTGAAGGAAACCAACGCAGATGAATGCTGTGACTTCTTAGAAGTCCATTTTCTTAGAGACTTGGAAGCTACAAAATTACTTTCGAAGAATTAACAAAAGGAATACACTTTGGAGCTTTGAGGAAATGAGCCATCCAGTCTAAGAGGAATCCTAGCAAGTTGACCACGAaaaaaaaaggttgattttttcagttaataaaaaaaatgcttGTCATCTTCATAAGCATAGAAAATTTGATTGTGAAACATTGGTAAACATGTGATGTGCGCAGGTGTAAATATAGACGACAAGATTatgatgttaaaaaaaatataaaagattttAAATCATTATAAAAGAACGCCATCATGCACCTGGACAATTATTTTCTTGTGGGAGGGGGAAAAACAGAAGAACGGAAGAAAACAAGCTTACCTTCCTGCGACGGTGGCATCGAAATTGAAAGCGACGAGGAAAAAGCCAGGATTCTCCTCGTCAGGCTCGAGTCGGAGGCTCTCCTTCTTGATGTTA from Zingiber officinale cultivar Zhangliang chromosome 6B, Zo_v1.1, whole genome shotgun sequence carries:
- the LOC121992073 gene encoding probable E3 ubiquitin-protein ligase LUL2, whose product is MGNTWSRENGGGRAGFRFVRRRSTGRHQHPLPSSGSEPAAPQPTPQQQSPPELSANRYVFAAASPYPSQFPTANHPPQHYQYDYYPPPPPVMPVPLPAPFDHHHHRGGGVHGQYPAQHPGWVGSGRYPPYAPSPPPLPYVQHQTAVTIRNDVNIKKESLRLEPDEENPGFFLVAFNFDATVAGSITVFFFAKEGTDSELTATKDDFLKPVTVQFKQGLGQQFRQPSGAGIDLSSFEEVDLMKVMDLDTYPLAVKAEACPSMDQVATGENQKLIIPNSQITQALFEKKENGEYHIHVVKQILWVNKTKYELQEIYGIGNSTDNDTDGNDPGKECVICLSEPRDTTVLPCRHMCMCNGCAKVLRYQTNRCPICRQPVERLLEIRVNDNSEEQEEAQCC